A genomic segment from Castor canadensis chromosome 1, mCasCan1.hap1v2, whole genome shotgun sequence encodes:
- the Ubqln3 gene encoding ubiquilin-3 — MILVSHSHSHSCVPTDLGLLLPTMAKSGEALPQDSPASAQNPHLIKVTVKTPKDKEDFSVIDTCTILQLKKEISQRFKAHPDQLVLIFAGKILKDPDSLAQCGVRDGLTVHLVIKMQRRTLGTECPTASVPNLGTSPGSLPQASSIYPADVHPTFSLGVLTGLNGLGLTSGSFPDQPSSLMWQHVSVPEFVAQLIDDPFIQGLLSNTGLVHQLVLDNPHIQQLIQHNPEIGHILNNPEIMRQTLEFLHNPAMMQEMMRSQDRALSNLESIPGGYNVLRTMYTDIMDPMLNAVQEQFGGNPFVTTTSNATTTNSQPSRTENCDPLPNPWTSTYGGSGGRQGRQPGDQDASEIRNRVPNFLGNIGFFDYFQQLHEIPQSLGPYLQGTTSAPSPSQEPPPPGNRIPPSSPSSQEAGSGQPLPKESAIKGKSSCPAFLQYSPESSTGQGGGQDGAGKGSTGHSTSMPDLVSGLGDSTNRAPFVPSPPSPMTATSGVSEPPWLFSPGYSRSQRTAGMNQVPQLQDEMHQHLPLLLHLQSAMENPRAMQALLQIEQGLQVLATEAPHLLLWFMPWLVGLGSAAEGTESREGALISEDPHLAPAPQVSPAQGSAELGFPSTSFLQMLQALTSTNSQQLQPEAHFQVQLEQLRAMGFLNSEANLQALIATGGDVDAAVEKLRQS; from the coding sequence ATGATTTTAGTCTCCCATTCCCATTCCCACAGCTGTGTCCCCACAGACCTGGGTCTCCTGCTGCCCACCATGGCCAAAAGTGGAGAGGCTCTGCCACAGGACAGCCCAGCATCAGCTCAGAATCCCCACCTCATCAAGGTGACAGTGAAGACACCCAAGGATAAGGAGGATTTTTCAGTTATAGACACATGCACCATCCTGCAGCTGAAGAAAGAGATATCACAGCGCTTTAAGGCCCATCCTGATCAGCTGGTCCTAATCTTTGCTGGAAAAATCCTCAAGGACCCAGACTCACTGGCACAGTGTGGAGTGCGAGATGGCCTCACTGTTCATCTTGTCATCAAGATGCAGCGCCGCACCTTGGGCACTGAATGCCCAACTGCTTCAGTCCCTAACCTAGGCACAAGTCCTGGGTCACTCCCTCAGGCAAGTTCCATTTACCCAGCGGATGTGCATCCTACCTTCAGCTTAGGTGTCCTTACAGGTCTCAATGGGCTGGGCCTGACCTCTGGTAGCTTCCCTGATCAGCCAAGCTCACTGATGTGGCAGCATGTATCAGTGCCTGAGTTTGTAGCTCAGCTCATTGATGACCCCTTCATCCAGGGTCTGCTGTCCAACACGGGCCTGGTGCACCAGCTGGTTCTTGACAATCCTCATATACAGCAGTTGATCCAGCACAACCCTGAGATTGGGCATATTCTTAACAATCCTGAAATCATGCGACAGACACTGGAGTTTCTACATAACCCTGCCATGATGCAAGAGATGATGCGTAGCCAGGATCGGGCACTCAGTAACCTGGAGAGCATCCCTGGTGGCTACAATGTGCTTCGTACTATGTACACAGATATTATGGACCCAATGCTTAATGCAGTACAGGAGCAGTTTGGTGGTAATCCTTTTGTTACTACCACTTCTAatgccaccaccaccaacagtcaACCTTCAAGGACAGAGAATTGTGACCCTCTCCCTAACCCCTGGACTTCCACATATGGAGGCTCAGGTGGTAGGcaaggaaggcagcctggggacCAGGATGCATCTGAAATTAGAAATAGGGTTCCAAATTTTCTTGGTAACATAGGGTTTTTTGATTATTTCCAGCAATTACATGAGATTCCCCAGTCCCTGGGGCCTTATCTGCAGGGAACTACATCTGCCCCCAGCCCCAGCCAagaaccaccaccaccaggaAACAGAATTCCCCCAAGTTCACCATCATCCCAGGAAGCTGGGTCAGGTCAGCCTCTTCCCAAGGAGTCAGCAATCAAGGGAAAGTCCTCCTGCCCAGCTTTCCTGCAATACTCCCCAGAGAGCAGTACTGGACAAGGTGGAGGCCAAGATGGTGCAGGGAAGGGGTCTACTGGTCACAGCACCAGCATGCCTGATCTTGTTTCTGGGCTAGGAGATTCTACCAACAGGGCTCCATTTGTTCCTTCACCACCATCCCCCATGACAGCCACTTCTGGAGTCTCTGAGCCTCCCTGGTTATTCTCACCAGGTTATTCAAGATCTCAGAGGACAGCTGGCATGAATCAGGTCCCACAGTTGCAGGATGAGATGCACCAACATCTTCCGTTACTGCTACACCTTCAGTCAGCCATGGAAAACCCACGTGCCATGCAAGCCCTGCTGCAGATTGAGCAGGGTCTGCAAGTCCTGGCTACTGAAGCGCCTCATCTCCTACTGTGGTTCATGCCTTGGCTAGTAGGGCTGGGTAGTGCGGCAGAAGGTACAGAGTCTAGAGAAGGTGCCCTTATATCTGAGGATCCACACCTAGCCCCAGCTCCTCAGGTTTCACCAGCACAGGGTTCTGCAGAGCTAGGCTTCCCTTCCACTTCTTTTCTCCAGATGTTACAAGCCTTAACTAGCACCAATTCCCAGCAACTACAGCCTGAAGCTCACTTTCAGGTGCAACTCGAGCAACTGCGGGCCATGGGCTTTCTGAATTCTGAAGCCAATCTTCAAGCCCTCATTGCCACAGGGGGTGATGTAGATGCTGCTGTGGAGAAGCTGAGGCAGTCATAG
- the Ubqlnl gene encoding ubiquilin-like protein, with the protein MPHVISRTARMPQSRRPSALPVDRNITPTVTRVIVKTPGNQKDFTVADDTSVRQFKEKLSAHFKCRMDQLVLVFMGRLLKDHDTLSQRGVVDGHTIHLVIKSKNGSRSLAHSSQNLPTNEPCRQDRNTKGNSSGVRQPAGMSQAPVESTLHVEPDAPKAQDLEAESPQCIAQMLENPNIQWLLSNSEVIEQFISAHPDIQELMQQNPEVSHLLDNSEILWQTLELARSLAMMQEIMQIQQPAQNLAYSLNPQPYLDLQTTSGENNAVSQSYADFNDQMINSLQDPFGGNSFTTLLAGQVLEQVQPSPLPPQPPQEHRDQLPQHPKTRAIYTSSHGLSSIISNNATPNRVNHTSMSNTATISTKGQRHVCAFQQLAGIPALPSTEITQELQEDDTDATLSLGSSEQKLEEELQLLDEQVSSQITGGMMKLLVSHPHLAAQMMSFMNMPHMSELWRQQLPTYLQQSQISDLLLALTNPKASQAILQIEQGLQLLATETPVLLPWVAPYLWGLDWLPAPSCNYTDTVPLAWSVPDMAEPKRPECHHKSDMAEPKRPECHYTSGAILQSLQSLSREPAHPLQAPEIRFSKQMETLRVMGFVDHHANLQALIATKGDTNAAIRKLKRSQGF; encoded by the coding sequence ATGCCGCATGTCATCTCTcgaacagccaggatgccccagaGCAGGCGTCCTTCGGCTCTTCCTGTAGACAGGAATATCACTCCAACTGTCACTCGAGTGATAGTGAAGACACCAGGCAACCAAAAAGACTTTACAGTAGCTGATGATACCTCAGTGAGGCAGTTCAAGGAGAAACTATCAGCTCACTTCAAATGCCGAATGGACCAACTAGTGCTGGTCTTCATGGGTCGCCTTCTCAAAGACCATGACACATTGAGCCAGAGGGGTGTTGTGGACGGCCACACCATCCACCTGGTCATCAAGTCCAAGAATGGATCCAGATCCCTGGCCCATTCCTCTCAGAACCTGCCAACCAATGAGCCCTGCCGGCAGGACAGAAACACCAAAGGAAATAGCAGTGGGGTACGCCAACCTGCTGGTATGAGTCAAGCCCCGGTGGAATCAACCCTCCATGTGGAGCCTGATGCACCCAAGGCTCAGGACCTGGAAGCGGAAAGTCCACAATGCATAGCACAGATGCTGGAGAACCCTAACATTCAGTGGCTTCTGTCCAATTCGGAGGTCATAGAGCAGTTCATCTCAGCACACCCAGATATACAAGAATTGATGCAGCAGAACCCAGAAGTTTCTCACCTCCTTGATAATTCTGAGATCCTATGGCAGACTCTGGAATTGGCAAGGAGCCTTGCCATGATGCAAGAGATAATGCAAATCCAGCAACCTGCACAGAACCTTGCATATTCACTGAATCCACAGCCATACCTGGACTTACAGACAACTTCAGGTGAGAATAATGCTGTGAGTCAGAGCTATGCTGATTTCAATGACCAAATGATCAACAGCCTACAAGATCCTTTTGGGGGAAATTCTTTTACAACTCTCCTGGCAGGACAAGTGCTGGAACAAGTCCAGCCTTCACCCCTACCTCCACAACCACCCCAGGAGCACAGAGACCAACTCCCACAGCACCCTAAGACCAGGGCCATCTATACAAGTTCTCATGGTTTATCCTCGATCATCTCAAACAATGCCACCCCCAACAGGGTCAACCATACGTCTATGTCCAATACTGCCACCATCTCCACCAAGGGTCAAAGGCATGTCTGTGCCTTTCAGCAGCTAGCTGGGATACCAGCCCTACCTAGCACAGAAATCACCCAGGAGCTCCAGGAAGATGACACAGATGCCACCCTCTCTCTAGGCAGCTCTGAACAGAAGCTAGAGGAAGAGCTCCAGCTGTTGGACGAACAGGTCAGCTCCCAGATTACAGGAGGTATGATGAAATTGCTTGTGAGCCACCCTCATCTGGCAGCTCAGATGATGTCATTCATGAATATGCCTCACATGAGTGAACTGTGGAGGCAGCAGCTGCCCACATACTTGCAACAGTCACAGATTTCTGATCTGCTTTTAGCCCTAACCAACCCTAAAGCATCACAAGCAATATTACAAATTGAGCAGGGTCTCCAGCTATTGGCCACCGAGACTCCTGTTCTTCTGCCCTGGGTTGCACCGTACCTATGGGGCTTAGATTGGCTTCCTGCTCCTAGCTGCAACTACACTGACACAGTGCCCTTGGCCTGGAGTGTGCCAGACATGGCTGAGCCCAAGAGGCCTGAGTGCCACCACAAATCTGACATGGCTGAGCCCAAGAGGCCTGAGTGCCACTACACATCTGGAGCAATCCTTCAGAGTTTACAATCTCTATCCAGAGAACCTGCCCACCCTTTACAAGCCCCTGAGATTCGTTTCAGCAAGCAGATGGAAACTCTTCGTGTCATGGGATTTGTTGATCACCATGCCAATCTACAGGCACTCATTGCTACCAAGGGTGACACTAATGCTGCTATTCGCAAACTGAAGAGATCCCAGGGATTCTAA
- the LOC141425177 gene encoding LOW QUALITY PROTEIN: olfactomedin-4-like (The sequence of the model RefSeq protein was modified relative to this genomic sequence to represent the inferred CDS: inserted 2 bases in 2 codons; substituted 2 bases at 2 genomic stop codons) has protein sequence MCLLYMAALVENALLLGLLATDKALRAPMYQFLGLLATADLILATSTVPKALAVLWGLSDEISFGACLAQLFVAHVAFIAESSVLLAMAVDRYVAICHPLHYGAMLTPRVVGIVAVAAVTRSACVMIPPVVLLQRLPYCGQRVLPHTYCEHMGVARLACGDTRPNIWYGLATTLLSPALDLGLIGASYVLILRAVCRLPSHGACHKALSTCGAHASVIILFYTPALFSFLAHRFGHHTVPAHMHILLANLYVVVPPALNPVVYGVRTQQIAQRLRHFLRLFWTGWGKIQPAPTLLATLLLLPLVLSGQLQLVRNGLNSVDKVICHCVVHLPNNSILLHQLEQLQSIAQELIGKYDRNCPRLSAGTGSECAHAIEDQDTQALKMRHTLEFKHPSAVVSLYENSTFNLLLLELEGAQHLATQLKVNGGISGAADVLHQLQGQVTNASVFLKLLANSNQCSFSAFQQEVDVLEGGLSVCEKKKEQGQASIYTLIGCLFSPEGSCAQGGLQNVSRPLALNLNWRGISYKAGTWGRDSALNPASSLYWVAPLCADGRYFDFXRLHKSYDNLVLLKNYEQWKMGYGNGSGNTVYKNFMYFNYYGTSDMAKVDLCSNTLVLLCPLPGAIYSNHFSYAGVPWTDLDFAGDEKGLWVLYATGESKGNLVASLLNDSTLEVENTXHTNQYKPDLSGAFMVCGVLYALRSLSTHQEEISYAFDXTTGQEHHLSILLDKMLEMLHGINYYSWDHKLYVYNDGFLMNYDLTFLTLKPRSXRPSVKRPYGAYAPPKSVKLNKPLRS, from the exons ATGTGCCTGCTGTACATGGCAGCTTTGGTAGAGAATGCCCTTCTACTTGGGCTGTTGGCAACTGACAAAGCCCTTCGGGCTCCCATGTACCAGTTTCTGGGGCTTCTGGCAACTGCTGACTTGATTCTGGCCACATCCACAGTGCCCAAAGCTCTGGCAGTGCTCTGGGGCTTATCAGATGAGATATCCTTTGGGGCCTGTCTAGCCCAGCTCTTTGTTGCCCATGTGGCCTTCATTGCTGAGTCCTCAGTGCTGCTGGCCATGGCTGTGGACCGCTATGTGGCTATTTGCCACCCTCTGCACTATGGGGCCATGCTGACACCACGTGTAGTAGGTATAGTGGCTGTAGCTGCTGTGACTCGTAGTGCCTGTGTCATGATACCTCCTGTGGTCCTGCTCCAGAGACTGCCTTACTGTGGGCAGAGGGTCCTACCACATACCTACTGTGAGCACATGGGTGTGGCACGCCTAGCATGTGGTGACACACGCCCTAACATCTGGTATGGACTGGCCACTACACTGCTTTCCCCAGCCCTAGACCTAGGGCTCATAGGTGCTTCCTATGTCCTTATTCTCCGAGCTGTCTGCCGTCTGCCATCCCATGGTGCCTgccacaaagccctgagtactTGTGGGGCCCATGCCAGTGTCATTATTCTTTTCTACACACctgccctcttttccttcctggcGCACCGTTTTGGCCACCACACAGTGCCTGCGCATATGCACATCTTACTGGCTAACCTCTACGTGGTGGTTCCCCCTGCCCTCAATCCTGTGGTCTATGGAGTACGAACTCAGCAGATTGCTCAGAGGCTTAGGCACTTTCTTCGGCTCTTCTGGACAGG CTGGGGCAAAATACAGCCTGCTCCTACTCTTCTGGCCACTCTACTGCTGCTGCCCCTGGTACTCTCAGGACAGCTTCAG CTGGTGAGAAATGGGTTAAACTCGGTGGATAAAGTCATATGCCACTGTGTGGTCCACTTGCCCAACAATTCAATTCTTTTGCACCAGCTAGAGCAGCTACAAAGTATAGCACAGGAACTCATTGGCAAGTATGACAGAAACTGTCCAAGGTTAAGTGCTGGAACT GGTAGTGAGTGTGCACATGCCATTGAAGATCAAGATACCCAGGCCCTGAAAATGAGACACACCCTGGAATTCAAGCATCCCAGTGCTGTTGTTTCCCTCTATGAGAACTCAACCTTCAACCTGCTGCTCCTGGAGCTGGAGGGAGCACAGCATTTGGCAACCCAGCTTAAAGTCAATGGAGGAATTAGTGGGGCTGCAGACGTCCTCCACCAACTCCAGGGCCAG GTGACTAATGCCAGTGTCTTCCTGAAGCTTCTGGCTAACTCTAACCAGTGCAGCTTCAGTGCTTTCCAACAAGAGGTAGATGTCCTTGAGGGCGGACTAAGTGTGTgtgagaagaaaaaggaacaagGACAAGCCTCCATATAcact CTCATAGGTTGCCTGTTCTCTCCTGAAGGTTCCTGTGCCCAGGGAGGCCTCCAAAATGTCAGCAGACCCCTTGCATTGAATCTCAATTGGAGGGGCATCTCATATAAAGCAGGTACTTGGGGCCGAGACTCAGCACTCAATCCAGCCTCTTCCCTTTACTGGGTAGCCCCTCTGTGTGCTGATGGCAG GTACTTTGACT ATCGGTTGCACAAATCTTATGACAATCTGGTGCTACTGAAGAACTATGAGCAGTGGAAGATGGGCTATGGTAATGGCAGTGGCAATACTGTGTACAAGAACTTTATGTACTTTAACTACTATGGCACAAGTGACATGGCCAAAGTGGACCTGTGTTCCAACACCCTAGTGCTGCTGTGCCCATTGCCTGGTGCCATCTACAGTAACCACTTCTCCTATGCTGGTGTGCCTTGGACAGACTTAGATTTTGCTGGTGATGAGAAGGGACTATGGGTGCTCTATGCCACTGGGGAGAGCAAGGGAAACCTGGTTGCAAGTCTCCTCAATGACAGCACCCTAGAAGTAGAGAACACATAGCACACCAACCAGTACAAGCCAGACCTGTCAGGAGCCTTCATGGTCTGTGGGGTGCTATATGCCTTACGTTCACTGAGCACTCACCAAGAGGAGATCTCCTATGCTTTTG ACACCACTGGCCAGGAGCACCACCTCAGCATCTTACTGGACAAGATGCTGGAAATGCTGCATGGTATTAATTATTACTCCTGGGACCACAAGCTTTATGTCTACAATGATGGCTTCCTAATGAATTATGACCTCACCTTCTTGACACTGAAGCCCAGGTCATGAAGACCATCAGTCAAAAGACCCTATGGGGCTTATGCTCCACCAAAATCTGTCAAGCTCAACAAGCCCCTTAGATCCTGA